A region of Coccinella septempunctata chromosome 5, icCocSept1.1, whole genome shotgun sequence DNA encodes the following proteins:
- the LOC123313606 gene encoding dentin sialophosphoprotein isoform X1, producing MYKERYRVRQLECCNKQMFGDLIVTCPTYARHMPKKMIQPVPITVKPVVTPEEIVRKHMMEAEKRRASLLVDQLLLDIHNSIQHTTDYNSTTSERSSQKYSRAVSQDLWKRDMEDLSALVVLLGGQIERVGVKLVRRLKRRENLRRQQEAHCDVITCQLKKLLPNSPEEMCFTVNPQAGESGFSQWVTAMKMVAQLPGGIPPEFRKRLWLTMAEKHLASKGVDWNRVERTCFSEWAHPEDGELGVQIVKDLHRTGCSLFCGEGGQENQALLKKVLLAYARWNKAVGYCQGFNMLAALILQVTDKSETDALKLMIYLIEGVLPDSYFADSLRGLSVDMAVFRELLRTRLPRLSKHLDLLQNLAKEGTTSYEPPLTNVFTMQWFLTLFCNCLPQPSVLRIWDLILLEGNEILLRTALAIWQTLAEKIVRVRTADEFYCIMGLLTTELLENNLIDANSLIKAVVSIGPLTELRSLREHYLYNINPLGPIPNLGIAEKQLKVYPKERINLDISTLKKQYMKLRQRQRQAHIIFSAAINRQPPPKSPVAMNHLLLGKSALVPAKRLGPPKGSIPPARVPTTLHWKDTKQTSSSSSSDTELCDDDNPPSDSSDDANPKSPVPDLPEDNPNSSDTTNVADDVQESPACVVTKDNIENQQGDILESLVNSEFVVRKITDEDSEDDSVDFELFLEDRVKSLKQDGENKRVTLSRRNSERALQIIQENSLILHRILQCQSRLSLSPPATETCNDSDDESTSKKSQSPGISMNPAFHSESTTQDTKDENQIPNSKTVIHPDISDYDLPKTLRDVDEYPFPSKYAEILKKSRNLNEKCDGLFNTGTKKTTELEDQEIQLPESKTFTNQEELIDLTSNFDQNEKKKSYILSEFDVDYSENKIRPWLEKIDLNRNTEYLQSFDEDLAPQQNVTRIFNKPFRDDTSGNDEKDEETKTDQSGPVIPDMIVSFSESRKNSEKEPCTSLRDIDYDWSKNTSFLESRNFTICVDKITERKSLSATNSIEKTDKSNERRSLSATNSIERAASLSATDDVCVKVRRTVKSPDISYESSILSPPRSRLSSSNSRDLMSPMNESSMSISSRVTSPSPEREFESYRRLSPRRTYSTTNEDTRVSQHEEAVIMRTKSPQRNFDAIEDPRNSWEYKNYRESKDRIEKKLYGDPERRIKDLSSSTDNMESSSKESIEESLNRTLDGSKDYSLEHRSSSFSSKSSSLPDQQWKKKNLKLFDGKNDPGEDHSEYGASRSSKLSSPDRGSYSARSSPLLRYEERRDCASPKSPNRVFNPFPVPLSSRQNKEIGVKLGLYKK from the exons ATGTACAAAGAACGATACCGAGTTAGACAGCTGGAGTGTTGTAACAAACAAATGTTCGGCGACCTCATAGTCACATGCCCGACCTACGCAAGACACATGCCCAAAAAGATGATCCAACCGGTGCCTATCACGGTTAAACCCGTGGTCACACCGGAAGAGATAGTGAGGAAGCACATGATGGAGGCTGAGAAGAGGCGGGCGTCTCTCCTGGTGGACCAGCTCCTCCTGGACATCCACAACAGCATCCAGCACACGACCGACTACAACTCCACAACTAGCGAGAGATCGTCCCAGAAGTACAGCCGCGCTGTGTCACAAGATCTCTGGAAGAGAG ATATGGAAGACCTATCTGCCCTCGTAGTCCTTCTTGGTGGTCAGATTGAACGCGTCGGTGTGAAGCTAGTGCGTCGCCTGAAGCGTCGTGAGAATCTCCGACGCCAGCAGGAAGCTCACTGCGACGTCATCACATGTCAGCTGAAGAAAC TCCTGCCAAACAGCCCGGAAGAAATGTGTTTCACAGTGAATCCCCAAGCTGGAGAATCAGGATTTTCTCAATGGGTGACAGCTATGAAGATGGTAGCTCAGTTGCCAGGGGGTATACCTCCAGAATTCAGAAAGAGACTGTGGCTCACGATGGCTGAGAAACATCTGGCTTCCAAAGGG GTGGATTGGAACAGGGTAGAAAGGACCTGCTTCAGTGAATGGGCCCATCCAGAAGACGGAGAATTGGGGGTGCAGATAGTGAAGGACCTGCACAGGACCGGTTGCAGCCTGTTCTGTGGAGAGGGTGGCCAAGAGAACCAGGCGCTGTTGAAGAAGGTGCTCTTGGCGTACGCCAGATGGAACAAAGCTGTAG GTTATTGCCAAGGATTCAACATGCTGGCAGCCCTGATTCTTCAAGTGACTGACAAGAGCGAAACAGACGCCCTAAAACTAATGATATACCTCATCGAAGGAGTTCTTCCCGATTCCTATTTCGCTGATAGTCTACGTGGACTTTCAGTAGATATGGCGGTCTTTAGAGAACTGCTGAGGACGAGGTTACCTAGGTTATCCAAGCATCTAGATCTTCTGCAGAACTTGGCCAAAGAGGGGACCACCAGTTACGAGCCCCCACTCACCAACGTCTTCACGATGCAATG GTTTCTCACGCTGTTTTGCAATTGTCTTCCTCAACCCTCGGTGCTACGTATATGGGACTTGATACTACTAGAAGGTAACGAAATTTTGCTGAGAACCGCACTGGCAATCTGGCAAACTCTGGCGGAGAAAATCGTGAGGGTCAGGACTGCGGACGAGTTTTACTGTATAATGGGCCTTCTAACAACAGAACTTCTGGAGAACAATCTCATAGATGCCAATTCTTTGATCAAAGCGGTCGTATCAATTGGTCCTCTGACTGAATTGAGGAGTTTGAGGGAACATTACCTTTATAACATCAATCCTCTTGGTCCCATACCTAATTTAGGAATAGCCGAGAAGCAGTTGAAGGTTTATCCGAAAGAAAG GATTAATCTAGACATCAGCACACTGAAGAAGCAATACATGAAACTCAGACAGAGACAGAGACAAGCCCACATCATCTTCTCGGCAGCCATAAACAGACAACCTCCACCTAAATCACCAGTAGCAATGAATCACCTTCTtcttggcaaaagtgccttggtacCTGCGAAAAGACTTGGGCCACCAAAAG GGAGCATTCCCCCAGCCAGAGTGCCTACCACGCTGCACTGGAAGGACACCAAGCAAACATCCAGCTCCTCATCGTCCGACACCGAGCTCTGCGATGATGACAATCCCCCAAGCGACTCTTCGGACGACGCCAACCCCAAATCGCCGGTACCTGATCTACCCGAAGACAATCCAAATTCAAGTGATACCACGAACGTCGCAGATGACGTTCAAGAATCGCCAGCCTGTGTCGTCACAAAAGACAATATAGAAAACCAACAAGGTGATATTTTGGAATCGTTAGTTAATAGTGAATTTGTCGTTCGGAAGATTACCGATGAAGACTCCGAAGACGACTCTGTGGACTTCGAACTGTTCCTGGAAGATCGCGTCAAATCTTTGAAACAGGACGGGGAGAATAAAAGGGTCACTTTGTCCAGGAGAAACAGCGAGAGGGCTCTACAGATAATCCAGGAAAATTCGCTCATTCTCCATAGGATATTGCAGTGTCAATCGAGGTTGAGTCTTTCGCCACCAGCAACTGAAACTTGTAACGATTCTGATGATGAAAGTACCTCCAAGAAGTCACAGAGTCCTGGAATCAGCATGAACCCTGCGTTCCATTCGGAAAGTACAACTCAGGATACCAAAGATGAAAATCAAATTCCCAATTCTAAAACTGTAATTCATCCAGATATCTCTGACTACGACCTTCCGAAAACCCTGAGGGATGTGGATGAATACCCTTTCCCATCTAAATACGCAGAAATTCTGAAGAAGagtcggaatctcaatgaaaaatGTGATGGTCTATTCAATACTGGTACTAAAAAGACTACCGAATTGGAAGATCAAGAAATACAACTTCCAGAATCGAAAACGTTCACCAACCAAGAAGAACTGATAGATCTCACTTCGaattttgatcaaaatgaaaagaagaaGAGCTACATTCTGAGCGAGTTTGACGTTGATTATAGCGAGAATAAAATAAGACCTTGGTTGGAAAAAATCGATCTGAATAGGAACACTGAGTACCTTCAAAGTTTCGATGAAGATCTTGCTCCTCAACAAAATGTAACCCGCATCTTCAATAAGCCATTCCGAGATGATACATCCGGAAATGACGAGAAAGATGAAGAAACCAAGACTGACCAAAGTGGACCTGTGATCCCAGATATGATTGTGAGCTTTTCAGAAAGCAGGAAAAATTCAGAGAAAGAACCATGTACTTCATTGAGAGATATAGATTATGACTGGAGCAAAAATACTTCGTTTCTTGAGAGCCGGAACTTCACCATTTGTGTCGATAAGATAACTGAGAGGAAAAGTTTATCTGCAACAAATTCCATAGAAAAAACTGACAAAAGTAATGAGAGAAGAAGTTTATCGGCCACTAATTCCATAGAAAGGGCTGCGTCTCTTTCCGCCACAGATGATGTTTGTGTGAAAGTTAGGAGAACTGTTAAATCGCCAGATATTTCTTACGAAAGCAGCATCCTTTCACCGCCAAGATCGAGACTCAGTAGCAGCAATTCGAGGGATCTGATGTCACCCATGAATGAATCTAGCATGTCTATATCGAGTCGAGTTACATCGCCTTCTCCAGAAAGAGAATTCGAATCTTACAGAAGATTATCACCGAGAAGAACGTACAGTACTACCAATGAAGATACCAGGGTATCTCAGCACGAGGAAGCCGTAATTATGAGGACCAAATCGCCTCAAAGGAATTTCGATGCGATAGAAGATCCTCGAAACAGTTGGGAGTATAAAAATTATAGAGAATCTAAGGATAGAATAGAGAAAAAACTTTATGGTGACCCTGAACGTAGAATAAAGGACTTGTCATCTTCTACAGACAATATGGAGTCTAGTTCGAAAGAATCCATTGAAGAATCTTTGAACAGAACCCTGGATGGTTCCAAGGATTACTCCCTGGAACATAGgagttcttctttttcttcaaaaagttCTTCTCTACCGGATCAGCAATGGAAGAAGAAAAACCTAAAATTATTCGATGGTAAAAATGACCCAGGAGAGGATCACAGTGAATATGGAGCTTCAAGATCCTCGAAACTATCGTCACCTGACAGAGGCTCCTACTCTGCTAGATCTTCACCTCTATTGAGATACGAGGAAAGACGAGATTGTGCATCCCCCAAATCGCCAAACCGTGTATTCAACCCTTTTCCTGTGCCACTCAGCTCGAGACAAAACAAAGAGATTGGGGTGAAGCTCGGTCTCTACAAAAAGTGA
- the LOC123313606 gene encoding dentin sialophosphoprotein isoform X2, which produces MGPSRRRRIGGADSEGPAQDRLQPVLWRGWPREPGAVEEGALGVRQMEQSCYCQGFNMLAALILQVTDKSETDALKLMIYLIEGVLPDSYFADSLRGLSVDMAVFRELLRTRLPRLSKHLDLLQNLAKEGTTSYEPPLTNVFTMQWFLTLFCNCLPQPSVLRIWDLILLEGNEILLRTALAIWQTLAEKIVRVRTADEFYCIMGLLTTELLENNLIDANSLIKAVVSIGPLTELRSLREHYLYNINPLGPIPNLGIAEKQLKVYPKERINLDISTLKKQYMKLRQRQRQAHIIFSAAINRQPPPKSPVAMNHLLLGKSALVPAKRLGPPKGSIPPARVPTTLHWKDTKQTSSSSSSDTELCDDDNPPSDSSDDANPKSPVPDLPEDNPNSSDTTNVADDVQESPACVVTKDNIENQQGDILESLVNSEFVVRKITDEDSEDDSVDFELFLEDRVKSLKQDGENKRVTLSRRNSERALQIIQENSLILHRILQCQSRLSLSPPATETCNDSDDESTSKKSQSPGISMNPAFHSESTTQDTKDENQIPNSKTVIHPDISDYDLPKTLRDVDEYPFPSKYAEILKKSRNLNEKCDGLFNTGTKKTTELEDQEIQLPESKTFTNQEELIDLTSNFDQNEKKKSYILSEFDVDYSENKIRPWLEKIDLNRNTEYLQSFDEDLAPQQNVTRIFNKPFRDDTSGNDEKDEETKTDQSGPVIPDMIVSFSESRKNSEKEPCTSLRDIDYDWSKNTSFLESRNFTICVDKITERKSLSATNSIEKTDKSNERRSLSATNSIERAASLSATDDVCVKVRRTVKSPDISYESSILSPPRSRLSSSNSRDLMSPMNESSMSISSRVTSPSPEREFESYRRLSPRRTYSTTNEDTRVSQHEEAVIMRTKSPQRNFDAIEDPRNSWEYKNYRESKDRIEKKLYGDPERRIKDLSSSTDNMESSSKESIEESLNRTLDGSKDYSLEHRSSSFSSKSSSLPDQQWKKKNLKLFDGKNDPGEDHSEYGASRSSKLSSPDRGSYSARSSPLLRYEERRDCASPKSPNRVFNPFPVPLSSRQNKEIGVKLGLYKK; this is translated from the exons ATGGGCCCATCCAGAAGACGGAGAATTGGGGGTGCAGATAGTGAAGGACCTGCACAGGACCGGTTGCAGCCTGTTCTGTGGAGAGGGTGGCCAAGAGAACCAGGCGCTGTTGAAGAAGGTGCTCTTGGCGTACGCCAGATGGAACAAAGCT GTTATTGCCAAGGATTCAACATGCTGGCAGCCCTGATTCTTCAAGTGACTGACAAGAGCGAAACAGACGCCCTAAAACTAATGATATACCTCATCGAAGGAGTTCTTCCCGATTCCTATTTCGCTGATAGTCTACGTGGACTTTCAGTAGATATGGCGGTCTTTAGAGAACTGCTGAGGACGAGGTTACCTAGGTTATCCAAGCATCTAGATCTTCTGCAGAACTTGGCCAAAGAGGGGACCACCAGTTACGAGCCCCCACTCACCAACGTCTTCACGATGCAATG GTTTCTCACGCTGTTTTGCAATTGTCTTCCTCAACCCTCGGTGCTACGTATATGGGACTTGATACTACTAGAAGGTAACGAAATTTTGCTGAGAACCGCACTGGCAATCTGGCAAACTCTGGCGGAGAAAATCGTGAGGGTCAGGACTGCGGACGAGTTTTACTGTATAATGGGCCTTCTAACAACAGAACTTCTGGAGAACAATCTCATAGATGCCAATTCTTTGATCAAAGCGGTCGTATCAATTGGTCCTCTGACTGAATTGAGGAGTTTGAGGGAACATTACCTTTATAACATCAATCCTCTTGGTCCCATACCTAATTTAGGAATAGCCGAGAAGCAGTTGAAGGTTTATCCGAAAGAAAG GATTAATCTAGACATCAGCACACTGAAGAAGCAATACATGAAACTCAGACAGAGACAGAGACAAGCCCACATCATCTTCTCGGCAGCCATAAACAGACAACCTCCACCTAAATCACCAGTAGCAATGAATCACCTTCTtcttggcaaaagtgccttggtacCTGCGAAAAGACTTGGGCCACCAAAAG GGAGCATTCCCCCAGCCAGAGTGCCTACCACGCTGCACTGGAAGGACACCAAGCAAACATCCAGCTCCTCATCGTCCGACACCGAGCTCTGCGATGATGACAATCCCCCAAGCGACTCTTCGGACGACGCCAACCCCAAATCGCCGGTACCTGATCTACCCGAAGACAATCCAAATTCAAGTGATACCACGAACGTCGCAGATGACGTTCAAGAATCGCCAGCCTGTGTCGTCACAAAAGACAATATAGAAAACCAACAAGGTGATATTTTGGAATCGTTAGTTAATAGTGAATTTGTCGTTCGGAAGATTACCGATGAAGACTCCGAAGACGACTCTGTGGACTTCGAACTGTTCCTGGAAGATCGCGTCAAATCTTTGAAACAGGACGGGGAGAATAAAAGGGTCACTTTGTCCAGGAGAAACAGCGAGAGGGCTCTACAGATAATCCAGGAAAATTCGCTCATTCTCCATAGGATATTGCAGTGTCAATCGAGGTTGAGTCTTTCGCCACCAGCAACTGAAACTTGTAACGATTCTGATGATGAAAGTACCTCCAAGAAGTCACAGAGTCCTGGAATCAGCATGAACCCTGCGTTCCATTCGGAAAGTACAACTCAGGATACCAAAGATGAAAATCAAATTCCCAATTCTAAAACTGTAATTCATCCAGATATCTCTGACTACGACCTTCCGAAAACCCTGAGGGATGTGGATGAATACCCTTTCCCATCTAAATACGCAGAAATTCTGAAGAAGagtcggaatctcaatgaaaaatGTGATGGTCTATTCAATACTGGTACTAAAAAGACTACCGAATTGGAAGATCAAGAAATACAACTTCCAGAATCGAAAACGTTCACCAACCAAGAAGAACTGATAGATCTCACTTCGaattttgatcaaaatgaaaagaagaaGAGCTACATTCTGAGCGAGTTTGACGTTGATTATAGCGAGAATAAAATAAGACCTTGGTTGGAAAAAATCGATCTGAATAGGAACACTGAGTACCTTCAAAGTTTCGATGAAGATCTTGCTCCTCAACAAAATGTAACCCGCATCTTCAATAAGCCATTCCGAGATGATACATCCGGAAATGACGAGAAAGATGAAGAAACCAAGACTGACCAAAGTGGACCTGTGATCCCAGATATGATTGTGAGCTTTTCAGAAAGCAGGAAAAATTCAGAGAAAGAACCATGTACTTCATTGAGAGATATAGATTATGACTGGAGCAAAAATACTTCGTTTCTTGAGAGCCGGAACTTCACCATTTGTGTCGATAAGATAACTGAGAGGAAAAGTTTATCTGCAACAAATTCCATAGAAAAAACTGACAAAAGTAATGAGAGAAGAAGTTTATCGGCCACTAATTCCATAGAAAGGGCTGCGTCTCTTTCCGCCACAGATGATGTTTGTGTGAAAGTTAGGAGAACTGTTAAATCGCCAGATATTTCTTACGAAAGCAGCATCCTTTCACCGCCAAGATCGAGACTCAGTAGCAGCAATTCGAGGGATCTGATGTCACCCATGAATGAATCTAGCATGTCTATATCGAGTCGAGTTACATCGCCTTCTCCAGAAAGAGAATTCGAATCTTACAGAAGATTATCACCGAGAAGAACGTACAGTACTACCAATGAAGATACCAGGGTATCTCAGCACGAGGAAGCCGTAATTATGAGGACCAAATCGCCTCAAAGGAATTTCGATGCGATAGAAGATCCTCGAAACAGTTGGGAGTATAAAAATTATAGAGAATCTAAGGATAGAATAGAGAAAAAACTTTATGGTGACCCTGAACGTAGAATAAAGGACTTGTCATCTTCTACAGACAATATGGAGTCTAGTTCGAAAGAATCCATTGAAGAATCTTTGAACAGAACCCTGGATGGTTCCAAGGATTACTCCCTGGAACATAGgagttcttctttttcttcaaaaagttCTTCTCTACCGGATCAGCAATGGAAGAAGAAAAACCTAAAATTATTCGATGGTAAAAATGACCCAGGAGAGGATCACAGTGAATATGGAGCTTCAAGATCCTCGAAACTATCGTCACCTGACAGAGGCTCCTACTCTGCTAGATCTTCACCTCTATTGAGATACGAGGAAAGACGAGATTGTGCATCCCCCAAATCGCCAAACCGTGTATTCAACCCTTTTCCTGTGCCACTCAGCTCGAGACAAAACAAAGAGATTGGGGTGAAGCTCGGTCTCTACAAAAAGTGA